One Allostreptomyces psammosilenae DNA segment encodes these proteins:
- a CDS encoding aminotransferase class V-fold PLP-dependent enzyme has protein sequence MIRSTNATTPPASSSPGGLPGYAEHFSESEGYLNFASVGPPSDTVLRTQAEMMGRLADPGPGTVGDLMTAYERARAAAARLARARTDQVVLVPNTSTGLFHVAFGLPGGRVLLPSRQFPSNRYAWERAASLGRSRALPVPLDHRGWATPDTVRAALEGTRGPGAAPAAQLAGGRSTDAGPADSVVAVAVSAVDFRSGHRADLAALREVAGDRLLIVDAIQGFGVADMAWEAADVIVVGGQKWLRAGWGTGFMVVRDRALERLEPVLSGWTGAQDAYAFDDRTHEPLPDAGRFSLSNPSPVTAGGLASALELVESVGVPALDAYVTEVVGELLEVVRAAGGVPSSPVDPAERAGIVTFTLPGRDTAAVGRALEACGVVATVRPEHVRLSAHGSTTAGAVERVRAALAEVGAGAHGE, from the coding sequence ATGATCCGATCAACGAACGCCACCACCCCACCGGCGTCCTCCTCCCCCGGCGGGCTGCCCGGATACGCCGAGCACTTCTCGGAGTCGGAGGGCTACCTCAACTTCGCCTCCGTCGGCCCGCCCTCCGACACCGTGCTGCGCACCCAGGCCGAGATGATGGGACGGCTGGCGGACCCGGGCCCCGGCACGGTCGGCGACCTGATGACCGCGTACGAGCGGGCCAGGGCCGCCGCCGCCCGGCTGGCCCGGGCCCGCACCGACCAGGTCGTCCTGGTGCCCAACACCTCCACCGGGCTGTTCCACGTGGCGTTCGGCCTGCCCGGCGGGCGGGTGCTGCTGCCCAGCCGGCAGTTCCCGAGCAACCGCTACGCCTGGGAACGCGCCGCGTCGCTGGGCCGCTCCCGGGCGCTCCCGGTGCCCCTGGACCACCGTGGGTGGGCCACCCCCGACACCGTCCGGGCCGCCCTGGAGGGCACCCGCGGGCCGGGCGCGGCCCCCGCCGCACAGCTCGCGGGCGGACGGTCCACGGACGCGGGCCCCGCGGACTCCGTCGTGGCGGTGGCGGTGAGCGCGGTGGACTTCCGTTCCGGCCACCGCGCCGACCTCGCGGCGCTGCGCGAGGTCGCCGGCGACCGTCTGCTGATCGTCGACGCGATCCAGGGCTTCGGGGTCGCCGACATGGCCTGGGAGGCCGCGGACGTCATCGTCGTCGGCGGCCAGAAGTGGCTGCGCGCCGGCTGGGGCACCGGGTTCATGGTGGTGCGGGACCGGGCGCTGGAGCGGCTGGAACCGGTGCTCAGCGGCTGGACCGGGGCCCAGGACGCCTACGCCTTCGACGACCGCACCCACGAGCCGCTGCCCGACGCCGGCCGCTTCTCGCTCAGCAACCCCTCCCCGGTGACGGCCGGCGGGCTGGCCTCCGCCCTGGAGCTGGTGGAGTCGGTGGGGGTGCCCGCCCTGGACGCGTACGTCACCGAGGTGGTCGGTGAGCTGCTGGAGGTGGTGCGGGCGGCCGGCGGCGTGCCGTCCTCCCCGGTGGATCCGGCGGAGCGGGCCGGCATCGTGACGTTCACGCTGCCGGGCCGGGACACCGCCGCCGTCGGGCGGGCGCTGGAGGCCTGCGGCGTGGTGGCCACGGTCCGCCCGGAGCACGTGCGGCTCTCGGCGCACGGCTCGACGACCGCCGGGGCCGTGGAGCGGGTCCGCGCCGCCCTCGCCGAGGTGGGAGCGGGCGCGCACGGGGAGTGA